A region of the Bacteroidia bacterium genome:
TTCGGCTTCCTCTTTTTCAGCCAGTTCGGGGCGATTGCCGTTTCTAAATTGCTCGGCAGCTTCTCTGCGCCTTTTTACTTCTTTGGTCAGCAGTGCAATTTCTCTCTCTTCACTTAGCGTTTCGGGGGCGCCTTTTTCAGTTTCTGCTAATAAAATTGCCGCTTTGATAGAACGAAGAGTTTCTAACCGAACCATATCGCGGGCTTTCATAGCCGCTTTGATATCCTGTTCTACTTTTTCTTTTAAGCTCATGGGGGCAAAATTAAACAAATTTTAGGTAGCAATTTTATCTGCAAAAACACAGACTATGTACTACTTATTTCTATTTTGTCCATAGATTGATAGCAGGCAGTAGCTGCAAAATTTGTTAAACAAAACTACAACCTCACTTTTAATAAACCGTATATAGAAGCATGTATTTATCTCATTTATTTATTTTTTTACTATTCAGTTATAGCATTATGGGGCAACACATTATTCGTAAGCAGGTTTTTACCCATTGTCAAAAAGGGTGGGAAAACTGCGAAAAGTGTCAATCTGTGTATGAATATAAGTATGCTTTACTGCTACTTAATTCAGCAAGTAATCCTACTCAATCAGTTCCTATGATTAAAACTGATCAAGGGTGGGCTACCTACCAGATTGAAAAATGGTTTGCTTCTTTTGAAGAAGCTCAAGAGTATAGTCAGAAAAACAACATTCCTATGGAGATAGCCGAAGAGGACAAATACCCTCTACTGCAAAAATTATCCCAAAAATTACCGAATAAATGGATATTAGAGGTCAATCCTGCGGAAAGTAAACTTTTAATTTACCGCCCAAAGGTGATTTATACCTATTATGAAAAAACAATGAGCTCGACTGCTCAAAACATAGAACAAATAGCCAAGAAATATGGAAAAAAAACTTATCCACATATTGAGTATACTATTAAAAAGCCACTTACCGCAGCAGAACGCGAACAAATTCGTGCAAAAAATGAAATAATATCCAAACAAATACAAGCACTACCTCAAAAATACAATATTGAGCACTTAGTA
Encoded here:
- a CDS encoding GatB/YqeY domain-containing protein produces the protein MSLKEKVEQDIKAAMKARDMVRLETLRSIKAAILLAETEKGAPETLSEEREIALLTKEVKRRREAAEQFRNGNRPELAEKEEAEAKIIEEYLPKPLTEAELIEALKEIINEVGATSPKDFGKVMGIATKRLQGKADNKVIAEKVKQLLG